The Canis lupus familiaris isolate Mischka breed German Shepherd chromosome X, alternate assembly UU_Cfam_GSD_1.0, whole genome shotgun sequence genome has a segment encoding these proteins:
- the CSTF2 gene encoding cleavage stimulation factor subunit 2 isoform X2, producing MAGLTVRDPAVDRSLRSVFVGNIPYEATEEQLKDIFSEVGPVVSFRLVYDRETGKPKGYGFCEYQDQETALSAMRNLNGREFSGRALRVDNAASEKNKEELKSLGTGAPVIESPYGETISPEDAPESISKAVASLPPEQMFELMKQMKLCVQNSPQEARNMLLQNPQLAYALLQAQVVMRIVDPEIALKILHRQTNIPTLIAGNPQPVHSAGPGAGSTVSMNQQNPQAPQAQSLGGMHVNGAPPLMQASMQSGVPTPGQIPAAVTGPGPGSLAPAGGMQAQVGMPGSGPVSIERGQGTLQHSPVGPAGPASIERVQVPMQDPRAAMQRGPLPANVPTPRGLLGDAPNDPRGGTLLSVTGEVEPRGYLGPPHQGPPMHHVPGHDNRGPPPHEMRGGPLTEPRPLMAEPRGPMLDQRGPPLDGRGGRDPRGIDARGMEARAMEARGLDARGLEARAMEARAMEARAMEARAMEARAMEVRGIEARSMDARGPVPGPRGPMPSGIQGPSPINMGAVGPQGSRQVPVMQGAGMQGASIQGGGQPGGFSPGQNQVTPQDHEKAALIMQVLQLTADQIAMLPPEQRQSILILKEQIQKSTGAP from the exons ATGGCGGGTTTGACTGTGAGAGACCCTGCGGTGGATCGTTCTCTGCGTTCGGTGTTCG TGGGGAACATTCCATATGAGGCTACTGAAGAACAATTAAAGGACATCTTTTCTGAGGTTGGACCTGTTGTTAGTTTCAG GTTGGTGTATGATAGGGAGACAGGAAAGCCAAAGGGTTATGGCTTCTGTGAATACCAAGACCAGGAGACGGCACTTAGTGCCATGCGAAACTTGAATGGACGTGAATTCAGTGGGAGAGCCCTTCGAGTGGACAATGCTGCCagtgaaaagaacaaagaagagtTGAAGA GCCTTGGCACTGGTGCCCCTGTCATTGAGTCACCTTATGGAGAGACCATCAGTCCTGAGGATGCCCCTGAGTCCATTAGCAAAGCAGTTGCCAGTCTTCCACCGGAGCAGATGTTTGAGTTGATGAAACAAATGAAG CTCTGTGTCCAGAATAGTCCCCAGGAAGCACGGAACATGTTACTTCAGAACCCTCAGTTGGCTTATGCTTTGCTACAAGCACAGGTAGTGATGAGAATTGTGGATCCAGAGATTGCCCTG aaaattctgcATCGCCAGACAAATATCCCAACGCTGATCGCAGGCAACCCTCAGCCAGTCCACAGTGCTGGGCCTGGCGCAGGATCCACCGTGTCAATGAACCAGCAGAATCCTCAGGCCCCTCAGGCCCAGTCTTTG gGTGGAATGCATGTCAATGGTGCACCCCCTCTGATGCAAGCTTCTATGCAATCTGGAGTTCCAACACCAGGGCAAATACCAGCAGCTGTAACAGGACCTGGTCCTGGTTCCTTAGCTCCTGCAG GAGGAATGCAAGCCCAGGTTGGAATGCCAGGAAGTGGACCAGTGTCCATTGAGCGGGGACAag GAACCCTACAGCACTCGCCCGTGGGACCCGCCGGGCCTGCATCAATTGAGCGAGTTCAAG TGCCGATGCAGGACCCCAGAGCAGCTATGCAGCGTGGGCCCTTGCCTGCCAACGTCCCAACCCCTCGAGGTTTACTAGGAGATGCTCCAAATGACCCACGTGGAGGCACTTTACTCTCTGTAACTGGAGAGGTAGAGCCTAG AGGTTACTTGGGACCGCCTCATCAGGGTCCACCCATGCACCATGTCCCTGGCCATGACAACCGTGGCCCACCCCCACATGAGATGAGGGGAGGACCATTAACTGAGCCCAGACCTCTAATGGCCGAGCCAAGAGGACCCATGCTAGATCAGAGGGGTCCACCCTTGGATGGCAGAG GCGGTAGAGATCCCCGAGGCATAGATGCACGAGGGATGGAGGCACGAGCCATGGAGGCTAGAGGATTAGATGCCAGAGGATTGGAGGCTCGAGCAATGGAAGCCCGTGCGATGGAGGCCCGTGCAATGGAGGCCCGTGCAATGGAGGCCCGTGCAATGGAAGTCAGAGGGATAGAGGCCAGAAGTATGGATGCAAGGGGCCCAGTCCCTGGCCCTAGAGGCCCTATGCCTAGTGGAATCCAGGGTCCCAGTCCAATTAACATGGGGGCAGTTGGCCCCCAGGGATCCAGACAG GTTCCAGTCATGCAGGGAGCAGGCATGCAAGGAGCAAGCATTCAGGGTGGAGGTCAGCCTGGGGGCTTTAGTCCTGGCCAGAACCAAGTTACCCCACAGGACCATGAGAAG gCTGCTTTGATCATGCAGGTTCTTCAGCTGACTGCAGACCAGATCGCCATGCTGCCTCCTGAGCAGAGGCAGAGTATCCTAATCTTAAAGGAACAAATACAGAAATCCACTGGAGCACCTTGA
- the CSTF2 gene encoding cleavage stimulation factor subunit 2 isoform X3 — MAGLTVRDPAVDRSLRSVFVGNIPYEATEEQLKDIFSEVGPVVSFRLVYDRETGKPKGYGFCEYQDQETALSAMRNLNGREFSGRALRVDNAASEKNKEELKSLGTGAPVIESPYGETISPEDAPESISKAVASLPPEQMFELMKQMKLCVQNSPQEARNMLLQNPQLAYALLQAQVVMRIVDPEIALKILHRQTNIPTLIAGNPQPVHSAGPGAGSTVSMNQQNPQAPQAQSLGGMHVNGAPPLMQASMQSGVPTPGQIPAAVTGPGPGSLAPAGGMQAQVGMPGSGPVSIERGQVPMQDPRAAMQRGPLPANVPTPRGLLGDAPNDPRGGTLLSVTGEVEPRGYLGPPHQGPPMHHVPGHDNRGPPPHEMRGGPLTEPRPLMAEPRGPMLDQRGPPLDGRGGRDPRGIDARGMEARAMEARGLDARGLEARAMEARAMEARAMEARAMEARAMEVRGIEARSMDARGPVPGPRGPMPSGIQGPSPINMGAVGPQGSRQVPVMQGAGMQGASIQGGGQPGGFSPGQNQVTPQDHEKAALIMQVLQLTADQIAMLPPEQRQSILILKEQIQKSTGAP; from the exons ATGGCGGGTTTGACTGTGAGAGACCCTGCGGTGGATCGTTCTCTGCGTTCGGTGTTCG TGGGGAACATTCCATATGAGGCTACTGAAGAACAATTAAAGGACATCTTTTCTGAGGTTGGACCTGTTGTTAGTTTCAG GTTGGTGTATGATAGGGAGACAGGAAAGCCAAAGGGTTATGGCTTCTGTGAATACCAAGACCAGGAGACGGCACTTAGTGCCATGCGAAACTTGAATGGACGTGAATTCAGTGGGAGAGCCCTTCGAGTGGACAATGCTGCCagtgaaaagaacaaagaagagtTGAAGA GCCTTGGCACTGGTGCCCCTGTCATTGAGTCACCTTATGGAGAGACCATCAGTCCTGAGGATGCCCCTGAGTCCATTAGCAAAGCAGTTGCCAGTCTTCCACCGGAGCAGATGTTTGAGTTGATGAAACAAATGAAG CTCTGTGTCCAGAATAGTCCCCAGGAAGCACGGAACATGTTACTTCAGAACCCTCAGTTGGCTTATGCTTTGCTACAAGCACAGGTAGTGATGAGAATTGTGGATCCAGAGATTGCCCTG aaaattctgcATCGCCAGACAAATATCCCAACGCTGATCGCAGGCAACCCTCAGCCAGTCCACAGTGCTGGGCCTGGCGCAGGATCCACCGTGTCAATGAACCAGCAGAATCCTCAGGCCCCTCAGGCCCAGTCTTTG gGTGGAATGCATGTCAATGGTGCACCCCCTCTGATGCAAGCTTCTATGCAATCTGGAGTTCCAACACCAGGGCAAATACCAGCAGCTGTAACAGGACCTGGTCCTGGTTCCTTAGCTCCTGCAG GAGGAATGCAAGCCCAGGTTGGAATGCCAGGAAGTGGACCAGTGTCCATTGAGCGGGGACAag TGCCGATGCAGGACCCCAGAGCAGCTATGCAGCGTGGGCCCTTGCCTGCCAACGTCCCAACCCCTCGAGGTTTACTAGGAGATGCTCCAAATGACCCACGTGGAGGCACTTTACTCTCTGTAACTGGAGAGGTAGAGCCTAG AGGTTACTTGGGACCGCCTCATCAGGGTCCACCCATGCACCATGTCCCTGGCCATGACAACCGTGGCCCACCCCCACATGAGATGAGGGGAGGACCATTAACTGAGCCCAGACCTCTAATGGCCGAGCCAAGAGGACCCATGCTAGATCAGAGGGGTCCACCCTTGGATGGCAGAG GCGGTAGAGATCCCCGAGGCATAGATGCACGAGGGATGGAGGCACGAGCCATGGAGGCTAGAGGATTAGATGCCAGAGGATTGGAGGCTCGAGCAATGGAAGCCCGTGCGATGGAGGCCCGTGCAATGGAGGCCCGTGCAATGGAGGCCCGTGCAATGGAAGTCAGAGGGATAGAGGCCAGAAGTATGGATGCAAGGGGCCCAGTCCCTGGCCCTAGAGGCCCTATGCCTAGTGGAATCCAGGGTCCCAGTCCAATTAACATGGGGGCAGTTGGCCCCCAGGGATCCAGACAG GTTCCAGTCATGCAGGGAGCAGGCATGCAAGGAGCAAGCATTCAGGGTGGAGGTCAGCCTGGGGGCTTTAGTCCTGGCCAGAACCAAGTTACCCCACAGGACCATGAGAAG gCTGCTTTGATCATGCAGGTTCTTCAGCTGACTGCAGACCAGATCGCCATGCTGCCTCCTGAGCAGAGGCAGAGTATCCTAATCTTAAAGGAACAAATACAGAAATCCACTGGAGCACCTTGA
- the CSTF2 gene encoding cleavage stimulation factor subunit 2 isoform X1, which produces MAGLTVRDPAVDRSLRSVFVGNIPYEATEEQLKDIFSEVGPVVSFRLVYDRETGKPKGYGFCEYQDQETALSAMRNLNGREFSGRALRVDNAASEKNKEELKSLGTGAPVIESPYGETISPEDAPESISKAVASLPPEQMFELMKQMKLCVQNSPQEARNMLLQNPQLAYALLQAQVVMRIVDPEIALKILHRQTNIPTLIAGNPQPVHSAGPGAGSTVSMNQQNPQAPQAQSLGGMHVNGAPPLMQASMQSGVPTPGQIPAAVTGPGPGSLAPAGGMQAQVGMPGSGPVSIERGQGTLQHSPVGPAGPASIERVQGQRTWMIWASVRGCTPSLLVSGGLDGIAVLPMQDPRAAMQRGPLPANVPTPRGLLGDAPNDPRGGTLLSVTGEVEPRGYLGPPHQGPPMHHVPGHDNRGPPPHEMRGGPLTEPRPLMAEPRGPMLDQRGPPLDGRGGRDPRGIDARGMEARAMEARGLDARGLEARAMEARAMEARAMEARAMEARAMEVRGIEARSMDARGPVPGPRGPMPSGIQGPSPINMGAVGPQGSRQVPVMQGAGMQGASIQGGGQPGGFSPGQNQVTPQDHEKAALIMQVLQLTADQIAMLPPEQRQSILILKEQIQKSTGAP; this is translated from the exons ATGGCGGGTTTGACTGTGAGAGACCCTGCGGTGGATCGTTCTCTGCGTTCGGTGTTCG TGGGGAACATTCCATATGAGGCTACTGAAGAACAATTAAAGGACATCTTTTCTGAGGTTGGACCTGTTGTTAGTTTCAG GTTGGTGTATGATAGGGAGACAGGAAAGCCAAAGGGTTATGGCTTCTGTGAATACCAAGACCAGGAGACGGCACTTAGTGCCATGCGAAACTTGAATGGACGTGAATTCAGTGGGAGAGCCCTTCGAGTGGACAATGCTGCCagtgaaaagaacaaagaagagtTGAAGA GCCTTGGCACTGGTGCCCCTGTCATTGAGTCACCTTATGGAGAGACCATCAGTCCTGAGGATGCCCCTGAGTCCATTAGCAAAGCAGTTGCCAGTCTTCCACCGGAGCAGATGTTTGAGTTGATGAAACAAATGAAG CTCTGTGTCCAGAATAGTCCCCAGGAAGCACGGAACATGTTACTTCAGAACCCTCAGTTGGCTTATGCTTTGCTACAAGCACAGGTAGTGATGAGAATTGTGGATCCAGAGATTGCCCTG aaaattctgcATCGCCAGACAAATATCCCAACGCTGATCGCAGGCAACCCTCAGCCAGTCCACAGTGCTGGGCCTGGCGCAGGATCCACCGTGTCAATGAACCAGCAGAATCCTCAGGCCCCTCAGGCCCAGTCTTTG gGTGGAATGCATGTCAATGGTGCACCCCCTCTGATGCAAGCTTCTATGCAATCTGGAGTTCCAACACCAGGGCAAATACCAGCAGCTGTAACAGGACCTGGTCCTGGTTCCTTAGCTCCTGCAG GAGGAATGCAAGCCCAGGTTGGAATGCCAGGAAGTGGACCAGTGTCCATTGAGCGGGGACAag GAACCCTACAGCACTCGCCCGTGGGACCCGCCGGGCCTGCATCAATTGAGCGAGTTCAAG GGCAGAGAACATGGATGATATGGGCATCTGTCCGAGGCTGTACTCCCTCCCTACTGGTGTCAGGAGGCTTGGATGGAATAGCAGTCT TGCCGATGCAGGACCCCAGAGCAGCTATGCAGCGTGGGCCCTTGCCTGCCAACGTCCCAACCCCTCGAGGTTTACTAGGAGATGCTCCAAATGACCCACGTGGAGGCACTTTACTCTCTGTAACTGGAGAGGTAGAGCCTAG AGGTTACTTGGGACCGCCTCATCAGGGTCCACCCATGCACCATGTCCCTGGCCATGACAACCGTGGCCCACCCCCACATGAGATGAGGGGAGGACCATTAACTGAGCCCAGACCTCTAATGGCCGAGCCAAGAGGACCCATGCTAGATCAGAGGGGTCCACCCTTGGATGGCAGAG GCGGTAGAGATCCCCGAGGCATAGATGCACGAGGGATGGAGGCACGAGCCATGGAGGCTAGAGGATTAGATGCCAGAGGATTGGAGGCTCGAGCAATGGAAGCCCGTGCGATGGAGGCCCGTGCAATGGAGGCCCGTGCAATGGAGGCCCGTGCAATGGAAGTCAGAGGGATAGAGGCCAGAAGTATGGATGCAAGGGGCCCAGTCCCTGGCCCTAGAGGCCCTATGCCTAGTGGAATCCAGGGTCCCAGTCCAATTAACATGGGGGCAGTTGGCCCCCAGGGATCCAGACAG GTTCCAGTCATGCAGGGAGCAGGCATGCAAGGAGCAAGCATTCAGGGTGGAGGTCAGCCTGGGGGCTTTAGTCCTGGCCAGAACCAAGTTACCCCACAGGACCATGAGAAG gCTGCTTTGATCATGCAGGTTCTTCAGCTGACTGCAGACCAGATCGCCATGCTGCCTCCTGAGCAGAGGCAGAGTATCCTAATCTTAAAGGAACAAATACAGAAATCCACTGGAGCACCTTGA
- the CSTF2 gene encoding cleavage stimulation factor subunit 2 isoform X4, whose amino-acid sequence MRNLNGREFSGRALRVDNAASEKNKEELKSLGTGAPVIESPYGETISPEDAPESISKAVASLPPEQMFELMKQMKLCVQNSPQEARNMLLQNPQLAYALLQAQVVMRIVDPEIALKILHRQTNIPTLIAGNPQPVHSAGPGAGSTVSMNQQNPQAPQAQSLGGMHVNGAPPLMQASMQSGVPTPGQIPAAVTGPGPGSLAPAGGMQAQVGMPGSGPVSIERGQGTLQHSPVGPAGPASIERVQGQRTWMIWASVRGCTPSLLVSGGLDGIAVLPMQDPRAAMQRGPLPANVPTPRGLLGDAPNDPRGGTLLSVTGEVEPRGYLGPPHQGPPMHHVPGHDNRGPPPHEMRGGPLTEPRPLMAEPRGPMLDQRGPPLDGRGGRDPRGIDARGMEARAMEARGLDARGLEARAMEARAMEARAMEARAMEARAMEVRGIEARSMDARGPVPGPRGPMPSGIQGPSPINMGAVGPQGSRQVPVMQGAGMQGASIQGGGQPGGFSPGQNQVTPQDHEKAALIMQVLQLTADQIAMLPPEQRQSILILKEQIQKSTGAP is encoded by the exons ATGCGAAACTTGAATGGACGTGAATTCAGTGGGAGAGCCCTTCGAGTGGACAATGCTGCCagtgaaaagaacaaagaagagtTGAAGA GCCTTGGCACTGGTGCCCCTGTCATTGAGTCACCTTATGGAGAGACCATCAGTCCTGAGGATGCCCCTGAGTCCATTAGCAAAGCAGTTGCCAGTCTTCCACCGGAGCAGATGTTTGAGTTGATGAAACAAATGAAG CTCTGTGTCCAGAATAGTCCCCAGGAAGCACGGAACATGTTACTTCAGAACCCTCAGTTGGCTTATGCTTTGCTACAAGCACAGGTAGTGATGAGAATTGTGGATCCAGAGATTGCCCTG aaaattctgcATCGCCAGACAAATATCCCAACGCTGATCGCAGGCAACCCTCAGCCAGTCCACAGTGCTGGGCCTGGCGCAGGATCCACCGTGTCAATGAACCAGCAGAATCCTCAGGCCCCTCAGGCCCAGTCTTTG gGTGGAATGCATGTCAATGGTGCACCCCCTCTGATGCAAGCTTCTATGCAATCTGGAGTTCCAACACCAGGGCAAATACCAGCAGCTGTAACAGGACCTGGTCCTGGTTCCTTAGCTCCTGCAG GAGGAATGCAAGCCCAGGTTGGAATGCCAGGAAGTGGACCAGTGTCCATTGAGCGGGGACAag GAACCCTACAGCACTCGCCCGTGGGACCCGCCGGGCCTGCATCAATTGAGCGAGTTCAAG GGCAGAGAACATGGATGATATGGGCATCTGTCCGAGGCTGTACTCCCTCCCTACTGGTGTCAGGAGGCTTGGATGGAATAGCAGTCT TGCCGATGCAGGACCCCAGAGCAGCTATGCAGCGTGGGCCCTTGCCTGCCAACGTCCCAACCCCTCGAGGTTTACTAGGAGATGCTCCAAATGACCCACGTGGAGGCACTTTACTCTCTGTAACTGGAGAGGTAGAGCCTAG AGGTTACTTGGGACCGCCTCATCAGGGTCCACCCATGCACCATGTCCCTGGCCATGACAACCGTGGCCCACCCCCACATGAGATGAGGGGAGGACCATTAACTGAGCCCAGACCTCTAATGGCCGAGCCAAGAGGACCCATGCTAGATCAGAGGGGTCCACCCTTGGATGGCAGAG GCGGTAGAGATCCCCGAGGCATAGATGCACGAGGGATGGAGGCACGAGCCATGGAGGCTAGAGGATTAGATGCCAGAGGATTGGAGGCTCGAGCAATGGAAGCCCGTGCGATGGAGGCCCGTGCAATGGAGGCCCGTGCAATGGAGGCCCGTGCAATGGAAGTCAGAGGGATAGAGGCCAGAAGTATGGATGCAAGGGGCCCAGTCCCTGGCCCTAGAGGCCCTATGCCTAGTGGAATCCAGGGTCCCAGTCCAATTAACATGGGGGCAGTTGGCCCCCAGGGATCCAGACAG GTTCCAGTCATGCAGGGAGCAGGCATGCAAGGAGCAAGCATTCAGGGTGGAGGTCAGCCTGGGGGCTTTAGTCCTGGCCAGAACCAAGTTACCCCACAGGACCATGAGAAG gCTGCTTTGATCATGCAGGTTCTTCAGCTGACTGCAGACCAGATCGCCATGCTGCCTCCTGAGCAGAGGCAGAGTATCCTAATCTTAAAGGAACAAATACAGAAATCCACTGGAGCACCTTGA